Below is a genomic region from Biomphalaria glabrata chromosome 3, xgBioGlab47.1, whole genome shotgun sequence.
agttatagaaaatattttgcatacacgtttttttaagcattatattacagaaaacaagTATTAAAACGGTTTCTGTGattgaccccaaaacctcttcagttggtctttaaagaacctcacaactcagggctccaaagtatcagtcagtttaatttcaaatacattacaaatactgtacagttggcaacaacatcacactaactgtccaaaacctagccttgctccgcctgacttcacacaccgtctgTCTCTAATTTCGCCCcgtctggtcacattgcgaggtaatgTGAAGTCAAGTGATTCAGACACACTCGTtattatatagtgtctctactggcctcgaaccttcttgaccattccagttgatcactttcgccgtgacttgcgtgcgtaatatttacacacaggtcgttgtcGAACTGGcctgtactgtcactggtcacggttgaccgctcgtctagcgccggactggggcgatttgcgtaggctaaaaacacacacagcctacgaacatctgtgtcaccaccgagtttgtaacaatatattattCTAAAATCTCTACACATTTATTAAGATAAATCAACTCTAATAATGCATATCCTTATCCAGAGGATATTAGTAGCATTAATTCTCTATTCTTGAAGATATTTCATTTATCTTTACATAAGGTTCTGTAAGGTTGTAATTGCTAAAAATGGTAATAATACAAAATACCAATGGCATGCCTCTCAAATAGCTTCTGACAACGAGTCAAACTCCTGGCTTTCATGTGTGGCCCAGATATAGGGTCTCACAGTACTGTTTTCATTAACCAGAAAGCTTCTGGAAGGAGGATTTCattagaaggaaaactctgaatgcAGCTATACATGGGAAAGGCttaaccctgaggaaaaatcaggagccagcAGCCCATAGGCAGCTTGCGACACACAGTGCTACATACTGGCAGGATCCCAAGCTGTGGTTCCTCGGGACACATCAACTGCATGGAGGAGGAGAACTGCATGGAGGAGGGGAACTGCTACGTGGGTGAACACAGCTACAACCATAGCTAATGCTCAGGCATTCATCTGGACAGAGGTTGCTATGCAGCTGCCGTTCCTTTGAACACatcaggcattcatctcatagTTGCTTCCCAACTGAATTATTTTTCTAATAGCAAAATGATAACTCACACAGTAATCAATGCAATATTAAAATAATCACTCACACAATGATCTGCAATCAGCTCATGCTCCAAGTAGTAAAGGTGAAAATGTAAATGATTGACTGAAGCAAAGGCACAAAGACTGTTGAAGCCCATTAGCAGTCCTCTAAAAGTACaaagtcaatttctttttacagATTAGTTACACTTAGATATTATGtattaaactttttcttttttttttccaaagatatttttcttttgataaGACTTTAATAgtcaattatttaatattaaaagttTGTCACAGTACCTTCTTTTGTCTAACTAACACATACCTGTGGCTGCTGAGTAAAATTGTTTCTAAGGCAACTTGAATAGAAACCTCTGTCAGGATCTTTGGAGAACAAACAAAGTAAAGACCATGAGTGTGACATTTTAACTACAGCCAGTAAACACCTACAATGTTTAGAtcctgattttatttttatttttttaacaaatttaagacaaatgtatttaaatagttCATTCACATCTATcaatgaaaaaattaattaatgtctgATCAAATCATCCCAATTGACTTTTTAAACAAGTGATGTGAACAATGTTTgaatattacaaaattaaattattttaaaaaaatgaaaagttatttattgtaaaaaaatttttttaacgacttaacaaaataaaactaattatgATTTCATGCATGCTTTCTAATATTCCACTATAAGCGAtgtaaatttaacaaaaatgttaattCTTGCCACATGCAACATGTTTTTGAATTGTTATTTCAtacataatttgtttaaaaatcagattattttttttaaccattcctttaaaaaaatgtggctAATGCCATACCCAATTAATTTAGAGGTTTGTGTTCAAGTAATCATTTCATTGATTAGTTTTCAAAGTAGTCATTTCAATGATTAGTTTTCAAAGTAGTCATTTCATTGATTAGTTAAGGTAAGATTAAAGTTCACCAACACCAAGCTCAGAAAcagcatttaaaaagaaaaagtatactatgaataacataattaatttaagcgtttctacaaaataaatttttttttcttacaaactggaaaaagtaaaatatattataCTACTGTTATTTCATTTTCAAAAGAATGCTTCATGCAAACTCTCAATCTAAAACAAACCACCAATTGAACTtgatgtctaaaaaaaaaccaacaataaCAGGCAACTCGGATACTGTTTGAACTTACCACATAGATATGTGGACTATCCAGTGTGTATACTAGTGATTAAGCAAAAAAAAGAGAGACCTCAGATGGTACTCACACATACTTGAGCAGGAAGTTTGTCTATCTGAGGAACTAAGAGACAATGGCCATATTCCATGGGGCTGACATTAACTACCAATGTGTGCCTCTCTGGTCTCTTTGTTTCACAGCTGCTGCACTCAGCATCCACCTGAAGAtatagcataaaaaaaacttgGTAGATTTAAGTTTGTCATGGGTAATGAGATGTAGAGGATTTTAACCAAAGCTTCAAAATTTGACTTTGTATTTggagaaatatttcttttctttaagcaTGCACATTTACTGTCACTAAGCCTGCATGAATGATGTGGACTCAATTGTAAGAGTTGCCTCAATTCCAGTCTGCTAGATAGATCTGCGGTGGCAGTCCTACGCTTCTCTAGGAGCGATAACATATAAACCAAGCTCATTATTGAGGCGTTGTGGCTGAGGGGtgaagcgcttgacttccaaaccagGGTCCTGGGTTAGAATCctggtattttttatttcaggatctttgggcgcctctgtgtccacccagctctaataggtacctgacattagttggggaaagttggtcattgtgctggccacatcatacccttgttaacagtagaccacagaaacagatgacctttgcatcatctgccctatagaccacaaggtctgaaaggggagctttacttttactttattgACACTGGAAACATCTCTTTGCTCTACCAaccaaatctaaaaaaaaagttttctctgAAATCATGTGCAACACAGAAAATCAAGCTATGTAATATGCCAAACCTGTTAATGGCCACATCTTAAATTTTGCTAATAACCAGGTAATTATTAGTTGCCTGATAATCTCAAGATTTGAGAGCAGTGCCCTAAACATTTGCAGCTACTCCTCACTAGTCTCCCCCAAAAAATTaacacaaataataatttttgaagTCCATCAATGCCCCTATCTTACCTATATACTGAATTTCTCTACAAggattctatataaaaaaaaataaaagattcagGGGAGACTAATAGAAAAGTAATAGCAAAACCTGTGGACATTAAGAGACTTTAGCTTACCTTCCCATTGCAAACCAGATAACCATTAGGCACTCCATTCTTGAAATAATCATTTCTTGAACATTGAGATCCTGTGGCAGAACTTGTTTCTGTTTTGTTGACAAGGTTGAAGATGACCTCTTTTGGCTGCACTCGAGTAAAGTTGAAATCTTCTGGATTAAACTGCTGGTGCACACTTGTAATTTCCTGTGGCTTCCGTCTTTCTCTGGCTCTGAGAGTGTTTAACTGAATGCACAGTTTGAAAATGAATTTCCTTTTAGAttccaaaatatatatttttgctgCCTTAATTTTTCAAAAACCAAGTCAACAAATTTACagccatttataaaaaaaaaaaaatattaaaaagaaatgaatggaaaataattattaaaaaaagcaGTGTGACTAGTTATATTTCAACAATGACAATATTTCTAACAAGATTTCATTGCTCAAATTTCTTCTTTAAAATTGCGAGACTCCTAACTACTGTGAAATTCAAATGGTCCagtaaaaaaaggtttacaCAGCTCTGGCTGAGAGTTTGAAAGGTTAAGTGTGAAGAAATAAAATCATTCAGTAGTCTCTACTATCATAGTTTCAGTGCAGACCTCTATGTTGTCTCTCCTAGTAAACGGAGAGCTAACATTGCAACAGACCCATACTACATCTTATGTACAGCTTATGTAAACACTGCCATCTGGACTGACATTGGCTTTGATGGCTTGTGCATAGACTGTGCCAGTTGAGATCTAACCAAGTAGTAATGTTTACAGAAAACAATGGGATAGAAAGTTAGCAGcagtttttaaacttttatataaGAAGAGCTCTTTATAACTTGTTCAGaacaataatctttttttttttttaaagtgaaatctGGATcacttttttcttaatttttttaattttctatacTCTGGCAAAGTATAGGCCAGacataaatttttttataaaagttacggaagcttttttttttttttttttgttcaaaagaataaaaagtatatatatattttaaaatattgcttatttgattttttttaaaagttagacaCCACTTTTAAAACCAGAAATAGTAGCTAATGTTgaaaattgtttcattttacGTTTCACATAGTCCATTTAGAACTGAAGATTATTTCATCCAAGGCCAAAACTACATCAGCTATCTATCTGATGCAGGCTTGCATATATTTCCAATGTGACATGCCATTTATAAAAAGGTAGTATTAGCTGTAAGTTACAAGCCCACAGAATATAATGATAATACAaagtttctttttatataaatacttaTGTCAATTAGTAGTTACTGCAGTAATTTTTTCCTATTCATTAGCCCAAATTAATCATATACCATCTAAAGCAACTGGATTGGTCTAAAATATGTcttacaaagtttattttttaacattatattattttgtttcattctaCCCTGAAAacataaatgagaaaaatatattGCTTGAACAACTATTTATTTTCAGTCAATCAGCTCTCTCTAACAATATGCTTAGTTACTTCTACTTGACCCACTTTAGAGAGCTATTTTAAATGCTCTGTATTAATATGTTCCCCATCAGTCCCTGCTTGTCTACAATTTCAGTTCAACATTAAGTCAAAATACCTAATAGATGCTTTTGAAACTGCAACCAAAGTTGCcatttccactttttttttatagaaatttctagACTAAAAGATGAGAGATTTTCAGGTTAAactgaacatttttaaaaactattcagaagtaataacataattaagttgcaattttttttggagagggattattttatttatttgtcaatggttttactttattaattaaatatttttttattttttttttccatgtatgaagatctacatttaaatttttggaaGGTTCTGACACCAGGTAAGGGGAAGAGGTAAAAACTTAGAAACAAAACCATAGCAAGGAGAAACTAGTCTACCTGAGCAACATAATGTTTAGGACCTGGAAGTATCCTGGTAACAATATGGCCAATGTTGTAGCGAAATACTCCATCGTTCATAGCAATGTCCCACCGTTTTCGAAGCTCAAGGTCAAACTGTgcataataaacaaataatttaaagcatcaacacacacacaaaacactaaCAAGCATTCATACAAAATTTTGTGAGCAGTTATTTATAGTGCTTGAAAAGTCTTGGAAGATTTAATTGATATTTTACGAAAGGCAAGATGCCACAATAAGCAAGTTattcccagctttaatgggatgcagttaagaagaagaagacacaGTCAGGAGGATAAAATGATATACCCACAAGGGGGGTGTTACGTGTGCAGCATAATGTGAATTTGTAATGGTGCGAATGTGTGTTGAAAGAGTAGAGAAGATGGAATCCAAAAATAGAGTAATGTAATCAAAGTTATTATTAACACATTATTAATTGTAACTCAAGATTAAAGTCATCATAATCTACCATATATGAGTCTATTATTGTATCATTAAAAGTCTCATCTGTACGTAACAAACCCAACGTAGAATATAAACAAGCACAATAACTTTTCCAATACAATGAGTTATTTAAATCAATTGAAAAACAGAGTACAAAACAGAAATCATCAGCTGGCTTAAAATGACTGACCCAATTACTGCATTTCCCTTTGTATACCAAAGCAACATTTCTGTTCATGTACATTTATatgataattttatattttctaatcACTGTTGGAAATTTCCACTTTTTGTTACCATCTTGTAATTTGTTTGCCCATGGTGGCATGTATGACAACATAATTTATGCTCAAgaacttgtttattttcataagttcttcatgtgttttttttaagacagcACTAATCATTAAATTTAGGTTGAGAACAATTGAAGCCCTTCCTGCATGGTCAAAACTAAGTACAATCTCAGACCAATCTTTGAAAAGATGATTCTTGTAGGCTGGGCTTATTGGATTACATGAGCAGCAATAATGTTTGGGTTAGAATGTGTACAAGAAGTAATCAGAATGGAAAACGTTCTTTTGTCAttcacagaaagagagaaacatacTCTACTGAGCTTTATTGGAGAGTCATCACACCATGGGGCAGTCTGATAGATGAAATCCTCTTCTGTGTACTCAAAGTTATCTGTGTTGTCCCAGGTGTTGCACTAGatgataaaacaaaatacaataacaatAGTTTTAAATCTTAGAAAGCCTAGCTTAGCTAAAATAATGTTGATGACAATAAACTGAACATCAAGAATATATGTACTTTACAAAGTAAACTATCTGTACAAACAGTAACATGTTTTAGATTTACTGTTTAATGTAAAATTAATAGAGACATAGtacaaacaaaaagtaaaattggtatataaatgttaaatgCTTTTAATCTACATGTGATTGCCATaatactaaatatttctttgttattCACGACTTCTCTATTcttgtcttattttttaaaactactgtCTAAGAACATTGCTTTTAAAACCTATTTTTTTGGTATTTCATATCTAGCACAAATGTATAATAAAATGGTAAATGGCACCCTTAAGTATCTTAGCTTATTTCTTCATTTATATCTCCAATTTGATAGTTTATAGTGAACCTTTTTGTATGACTTAGATACTAGCAGAGCTGCTTCTACTTTAAATCTAtgtgaaatattattaaatctagTTCATTGATGATATAAAAACTGTCAGGTTTTACTTGACTATTTAGTCTTTGTATACCTCTAAGCTTTTGTGCTCTGACAAGTTAGTTTTTTAAGTGCACAAgcctaaatataaaaaataaaagcagaaaaataaattaccaCATGAGGTGCATTTATTCTTGCATTTACAATCTCTGAAGACTCCATGGGTTTCTGTTGAGAAAGCCCTCTGAATAACTGTTTGGTTATGGAAAACCTAGAATGATCTACCACTTTGTTGATGTTTACCAGCTGTCTCATAAAACTTGGTTCCAATTCAAGCTATTTTACAAATACATGTTTGACTAagagtaagagaaaaaaaaaaggaaatataaatcttttaaaactttcagctttaagctcaacaaaaaattaaaaatttatatattttttttttttttttgtaaaatttcagaaAAGTAACCATATTGCATATTTGTACAACTTTGGAGAAAGGAGGAAAATAAATAGAGAACTAGCACTTTTGATGTATCCTAGATGTAGCCAATAGCCTAGACATAGCCAATG
It encodes:
- the LOC106064818 gene encoding GDP-D-glucose phosphorylase 1-like isoform X1, with amino-acid sequence MRQLVNINKVVDHSRFSITKQLFRGLSQQKPMESSEIVNARINAPHVCNTWDNTDNFEYTEEDFIYQTAPWCDDSPIKLSRFDLELRKRWDIAMNDGVFRYNIGHIVTRILPGPKHYVAQLNTLRARERRKPQEITSVHQQFNPEDFNFTRVQPKEVIFNLVNKTETSSATGSQCSRNDYFKNGVPNGYLVCNGKVDAECSSCETKRPERHTLVVNVSPMEYGHCLLVPQIDKLPAQVCILTEVSIQVALETILLSSHRGLLMGFNSLCAFASVNHLHFHLYYLEHELIADHCPVTHLGGKVYEMTAVPCPGFGMQLHGSTVQKLARLTHRISDYFIKNEIAHNVFICRGPVFGEDRNSFHTTVRLFIWPRKKFIVGPSTSQGGRSEDYMRKKSCDEFNVACIELGGHLPIKEEAGYNRMTEEEVDEIIADACIPDDDPLPYAKIKEEVIRIGIEEDSSSDI
- the LOC106064818 gene encoding GDP-D-glucose phosphorylase 1-like isoform X3, producing the protein MRQLVNINKVVDHSRFSITKQLFRGLSQQKPMESSEIVNARINAPHVCNTWDNTDNFEYTEEDFIYQTAPWCDDSPIKLSRFDLELRKRWDIAMNDGVFRYNIGHIVTRILPGPKHYVAQLNTLRARERRKPQEITSVHQQFNPEDFNFTRVQPKEVIFNLVNKTETSSATGSQCSRNDYFKNGVPNGYLVCNGKVDAECSSCETKRPERHTLVVNVSPMEYGHCLLVPQIDKLPAQVCILTEVSIQVALETILLSSHRGLLMGFNSLCAFASVNHLHFHLYYLEHELIADHCPVTHLGGKVYEMTAVPCPGFGMQLHGSTVQKLARLTHRISDYFIKNEIAHNVFICRGPVFGEDRNSFHTTVRLFIWPRKKFIGKKSCDEFNVACIELGGHLPIKEEAGYNRMTEEEVDEIIADACIPDDDPLPYAKIKEEVIRIGIEEDSSSDI
- the LOC106064818 gene encoding GDP-D-glucose phosphorylase 1-like isoform X2; this encodes MRQLVNINKVVDHSRFSITKQLFRGLSQQKPMESSEIVNARINAPHVCNTWDNTDNFEYTEEDFIYQTAPWCDDSPIKLSRFDLELRKRWDIAMNDGVFRYNIGHIVTRILPGPKHYVAQLNTLRARERRKPQEITSVHQQFNPEDFNFTRVQPKEVIFNLVNKTETSSATGSQCSRNDYFKNGVPNGYLVCNGKVDAECSSCETKRPERHTLVVNVSPMEYGHCLLVPQIDKLPAQILTEVSIQVALETILLSSHRGLLMGFNSLCAFASVNHLHFHLYYLEHELIADHCPVTHLGGKVYEMTAVPCPGFGMQLHGSTVQKLARLTHRISDYFIKNEIAHNVFICRGPVFGEDRNSFHTTVRLFIWPRKKFIVGPSTSQGGRSEDYMRKKSCDEFNVACIELGGHLPIKEEAGYNRMTEEEVDEIIADACIPDDDPLPYAKIKEEVIRIGIEEDSSSDI
- the LOC106064818 gene encoding GDP-D-glucose phosphorylase 1-like isoform X4: MRQLVNINKVVDHSRFSITKQLFRGLSQQKPMESSEIVNARINAPHVCNTWDNTDNFEYTEEDFIYQTAPWCDDSPIKLSRFDLELRKRWDIAMNDGVFRYNIGHIVTRILPGPKHYVAQLNTLRARERRKPQEITSVHQQFNPEDFNFTRVQPKEVIFNLVNKTETSSATGSQCSRNDYFKNGVPNGYLVCNGKVDAECSSCETKRPERHTLVVNVSPMEYGHCLLVPQIDKLPAQILTEVSIQVALETILLSSHRGLLMGFNSLCAFASVNHLHFHLYYLEHELIADHCPVTHLGGKVYEMTAVPCPGFGMQLHGSTVQKLARLTHRISDYFIKNEIAHNVFICRGPVFGEDRNSFHTTVRLFIWPRKKFIGKKSCDEFNVACIELGGHLPIKEEAGYNRMTEEEVDEIIADACIPDDDPLPYAKIKEEVIRIGIEEDSSSDI